A stretch of Aureispira sp. CCB-E DNA encodes these proteins:
- a CDS encoding translocation/assembly module TamB domain-containing protein, whose amino-acid sequence MGRLIIGRIWKIFTGLLKATIAIMLIVYLLLWIPWVQTQLGHLAANLLSKAWDTTVRIERVEITPFSNFKFYDVFIADHYQDTLIYASSAEAQRYDILALLNKEVSIGNIIVRDAVFKVLRHPKEENFNIHFLIDFFESGEVVEPRPEKFKLYFGGAELVNARVHLADTAIGTAAFVTCDTGYVHGHDTEGVDMIGKKVWGDIAHLSNASIKVHVFDKVDIPGIDSSFWEVPVDTTIADWDVGCEKLLLSNVNFRLINERTGITIDTSLSLDFANLNFKNINLDVDSFRLQHEVFTGHVNKIHGLNHGGFELKHLSGDAIISPQTIALSNFKLETNSSNIGHALKLEYDAYRDFYQFPDKVKIIGTFDSTTSITFRDIAAFAPEIKKNVFIENNLDNPIAIKGKFRGTVNNFRARDVDIQVHNSRIIGNLSMNDITVPDAAFMDLKLKKVSTDYKDLKQIISFVNLPPNLASLGQMNFEGSYTGFFQDFVAYGQLDTKLGRINSDLQLNLRKGRSAAAYNGGFRFNNFDVGAFIDNDDVGQITLQTDVEGTGLTLETLDAELKNAKIDSFTFKEYQYEDIAIDGLFKQKKFDGDIISKDTNMNVFIRGIVDLSGELPSVDILGNVQNIDFHKVNISEELIGLHLDTFDINAKGTNIDNFVGNLFIRGIKGYRGNVHSELDEIKVKADNIPKDTIYVVSDGDSTMFVQNTRTINLKSDIVSIDVFGEYDVVNLVRSIENFIKINHPNLYQELYQRQVLQVEDIEEVVEDKPLMDVIVNVDKISIDTIPHQDFNIIISIPRNTKNITQLIDKNFKSLEDVFLTGEYDGSEGYLTINGEVGKIHIGNIEVDNIQLDSGQALGSTFDVLGSVDTLHIDGKPFIPNINLSLDAVGDSVRFNVHADAVGEIAQQLSINGQLEIKEKLIVLKLDTSRLYILNEKWTINDNNHIKIGDKVLDVQNIKLSSGNKLVELSSINDNKGAKVDFQNISLGWLYGMMEPLPQIDIKGIFSGEASMQDVFTQKGIDADVLIDTLIINEDYWGSNSRLLVHADSLKSTFRGDFTHSSNFVDSLYASANFTPKFATKEKYLQNLLDIDINAEGAKAKILEYFLQDQISETEGNAFAQARIFGNIDGPKTVMNIEGDGLLTGVKTKVNFLQTKYIVSDAKIKIDNQGFHIDPPITYNRYNEYQSGGVPVLVEGEPSVAYLEGSLVHDHLKNFGLDVTAILNNNLAMNTTIEDNNTFYGKVYASGTVEFKGPFERLKLKLDVETEDNSVFNLPIGGPMEVTETNYISFFDAKAKKDSTNEKSIKDQVLTGLDIEIIAKIKPNALARLIIDEKAGDIIEGRGSSNNMRVYYTPTGELKIFGDYTIESGEYLFTFKNLINKPLKVRQGGTITWGDNDGDPFKAKLDIQAVYTKELGVANLVKEYIAGNPGLSSLANKPYEVNLLMDLEGELFSPNVDFEIQIENVDPALQTPVRLALATINADKNELNRQVFGIIALQQFLPLGNAGNLDVVSSGINTGISTLSELVSQQLSLYVNDLLEGVIKDVDFISSLEFDFNFNIRDNESANIRSTTSNVRLGGNIKFLDDRLTVYAGTNIDIAGDDQVVNNINASSNNYVGGDFKVEYFITEDGRLRIKAYNRTESTILGQSIRTGIGISFRKEFDTLQDLIDAAKANKKKNKKERYTKRRDKFTDRIKELNKEIERTKDSKKKERLAQKVERLNKKLEKAKNDLSSLPKDKE is encoded by the coding sequence TTGGGTCGACTTATCATTGGTCGAATTTGGAAAATCTTTACAGGCTTACTAAAAGCCACCATTGCCATCATGTTAATTGTCTATCTATTGCTATGGATTCCTTGGGTACAAACTCAACTGGGGCATCTAGCTGCTAATCTTTTATCCAAAGCATGGGATACAACCGTTCGAATAGAACGAGTAGAAATTACGCCTTTTTCCAATTTTAAGTTTTATGACGTATTTATTGCCGATCACTATCAAGACACACTAATTTACGCTAGTTCGGCCGAAGCGCAACGATATGATATTTTAGCGCTCCTAAATAAGGAAGTTAGTATTGGTAATATTATTGTTCGAGATGCTGTGTTCAAAGTACTCCGTCATCCTAAGGAAGAAAATTTTAACATTCACTTTTTAATCGACTTTTTTGAATCAGGAGAAGTTGTCGAACCTCGTCCCGAAAAATTTAAACTCTATTTTGGTGGCGCAGAACTGGTTAATGCAAGGGTACATTTGGCAGATACCGCCATTGGCACCGCTGCATTTGTGACCTGCGATACAGGATACGTTCATGGACATGATACCGAGGGGGTAGACATGATTGGCAAAAAAGTTTGGGGTGACATTGCACACTTGTCCAATGCTAGTATTAAGGTGCATGTATTTGATAAAGTAGATATTCCTGGTATTGACTCCTCCTTTTGGGAAGTTCCTGTTGATACCACAATTGCCGACTGGGATGTTGGTTGCGAAAAGCTTTTATTAAGTAATGTCAACTTTCGTCTAATCAATGAGCGAACAGGGATAACAATAGACACTTCTCTTTCTTTGGATTTTGCCAATCTTAACTTTAAGAACATCAACTTAGATGTGGATTCTTTCCGACTACAGCACGAAGTATTTACGGGGCATGTCAACAAGATTCATGGTTTGAATCATGGTGGTTTTGAACTAAAACATCTTTCTGGAGATGCCATTATAAGCCCCCAAACCATTGCCCTAAGTAATTTCAAATTAGAAACAAACTCTAGTAATATTGGTCATGCATTGAAGTTAGAATACGATGCTTACAGGGATTTTTATCAATTCCCTGACAAGGTGAAAATTATTGGTACATTTGATAGTACTACGAGCATTACATTCAGAGATATAGCCGCTTTTGCTCCTGAAATTAAAAAGAATGTCTTTATTGAAAACAACTTAGATAATCCAATAGCAATTAAAGGCAAATTTAGAGGAACGGTTAATAACTTTAGAGCCAGAGATGTTGATATTCAAGTGCATAATTCTAGAATCATTGGCAACCTTTCGATGAACGACATTACGGTTCCTGATGCGGCTTTTATGGATTTAAAGCTTAAGAAAGTTTCTACCGACTATAAGGACTTAAAGCAAATCATCTCTTTTGTCAATCTTCCTCCCAATCTAGCCTCTCTAGGGCAAATGAACTTTGAAGGATCTTACACTGGCTTCTTCCAAGATTTTGTTGCTTATGGGCAATTAGATACCAAATTGGGGCGCATCAACTCAGATTTGCAACTCAATTTGCGCAAGGGGCGTTCTGCGGCTGCTTACAATGGAGGCTTTCGGTTTAATAATTTTGATGTCGGCGCATTTATTGATAATGATGATGTCGGACAAATTACCCTGCAAACAGATGTAGAAGGAACGGGGTTGACCCTCGAAACCTTAGATGCAGAGCTAAAAAATGCTAAAATAGATAGTTTTACATTCAAAGAATATCAGTACGAAGATATTGCAATTGACGGGCTTTTCAAACAAAAGAAATTTGATGGGGACATCATTTCCAAGGATACTAATATGAATGTTTTTATTCGTGGTATCGTTGACTTGAGTGGAGAATTACCTAGTGTTGATATTTTGGGAAATGTTCAAAACATCGACTTTCATAAGGTCAACATATCTGAAGAGCTTATTGGACTACACTTAGATACCTTTGACATCAACGCCAAAGGAACCAATATTGATAATTTTGTTGGGAATTTGTTTATTCGTGGTATCAAAGGCTATAGAGGCAACGTTCATTCCGAATTGGATGAAATCAAGGTTAAAGCAGACAATATTCCTAAAGATACCATTTATGTGGTTTCAGATGGCGATAGCACCATGTTTGTTCAGAACACCCGAACCATCAACCTAAAATCAGATATTGTCAGCATTGACGTATTTGGGGAGTACGACGTAGTGAATTTGGTTCGTTCTATTGAGAATTTCATAAAAATCAATCACCCCAATTTGTACCAAGAACTCTACCAGCGGCAAGTTTTGCAAGTAGAAGATATCGAAGAAGTTGTAGAAGATAAGCCTTTAATGGATGTCATTGTGAATGTGGATAAGATAAGTATTGATACAATTCCTCATCAAGATTTTAACATTATCATCTCTATTCCTCGAAACACAAAAAATATCACCCAGTTAATTGACAAGAACTTCAAATCTTTGGAAGATGTTTTTTTGACTGGAGAATATGATGGGTCAGAAGGATACCTCACTATTAATGGAGAAGTTGGAAAAATTCATATAGGAAACATTGAGGTAGATAACATTCAATTGGATAGTGGGCAAGCATTGGGTTCTACCTTTGATGTATTAGGTTCTGTGGATACACTCCATATTGATGGAAAACCATTCATACCCAATATTAATCTTTCTTTAGATGCCGTGGGGGATTCTGTTCGATTTAATGTCCATGCAGATGCAGTGGGAGAAATTGCCCAACAATTGTCTATTAACGGTCAATTAGAAATCAAAGAAAAATTAATCGTCTTGAAGTTAGACACCTCTCGCCTATATATTTTGAATGAAAAGTGGACGATTAACGACAACAATCATATCAAAATTGGAGATAAGGTACTTGATGTCCAAAATATAAAGCTTTCTAGTGGGAACAAATTGGTTGAATTGAGTTCTATTAACGATAACAAAGGTGCCAAAGTCGATTTTCAAAATATTAGCTTAGGTTGGTTGTACGGAATGATGGAACCGCTTCCTCAAATTGATATTAAAGGTATTTTTTCGGGGGAAGCCTCTATGCAAGACGTCTTCACTCAAAAAGGAATCGATGCAGATGTTTTGATTGACACACTTATTATTAATGAAGATTATTGGGGGAGTAACTCTAGACTTTTAGTTCATGCCGATAGCCTAAAATCAACATTTAGAGGAGATTTTACGCATAGTAGTAATTTTGTAGATAGTTTGTATGCTTCTGCTAATTTTACACCTAAATTTGCAACGAAAGAAAAATACTTGCAAAATCTTTTAGATATTGACATCAATGCAGAAGGTGCCAAAGCCAAAATATTAGAATATTTCTTGCAAGATCAAATTTCTGAAACAGAAGGAAATGCCTTTGCACAAGCTAGAATATTTGGAAACATTGATGGTCCCAAAACAGTAATGAATATAGAAGGAGATGGTTTGTTAACAGGCGTCAAAACCAAAGTTAACTTTCTACAAACCAAATATATTGTATCTGATGCTAAGATAAAAATTGACAACCAAGGATTTCATATAGATCCTCCTATTACTTACAATCGTTATAACGAATACCAATCGGGTGGGGTTCCTGTCCTTGTAGAAGGCGAGCCATCTGTAGCTTATCTTGAAGGCAGTTTGGTACACGATCACCTCAAAAATTTTGGCTTGGATGTTACCGCAATCCTAAACAACAACTTAGCAATGAACACCACCATAGAAGATAACAATACTTTCTATGGCAAAGTCTATGCTTCTGGTACCGTAGAGTTCAAAGGACCATTTGAGCGATTAAAACTAAAATTGGATGTTGAAACAGAAGATAATAGTGTTTTCAACTTGCCGATTGGTGGTCCCATGGAGGTCACTGAGACCAATTATATTAGCTTTTTTGATGCCAAAGCAAAAAAAGATTCTACAAATGAGAAAAGCATCAAAGATCAAGTGCTCACAGGATTAGACATTGAAATTATTGCCAAAATCAAACCCAATGCGCTTGCTCGTTTGATTATCGATGAAAAAGCGGGCGATATCATCGAAGGAAGAGGTAGTAGTAATAATATGCGTGTCTACTATACCCCAACAGGAGAACTTAAAATATTTGGAGACTATACCATTGAGAGTGGAGAATATCTATTTACATTTAAAAACTTAATTAATAAACCTCTCAAAGTTAGACAAGGAGGAACAATCACTTGGGGAGACAACGATGGCGACCCTTTTAAAGCAAAATTAGATATTCAAGCGGTCTATACGAAAGAGTTGGGAGTCGCCAACTTGGTCAAAGAATACATTGCTGGCAATCCAGGTCTTTCTAGCCTAGCCAACAAGCCTTATGAAGTCAATTTATTGATGGATTTAGAGGGCGAACTCTTTTCTCCTAATGTTGATTTTGAAATTCAGATTGAAAATGTAGATCCAGCTCTCCAAACCCCTGTACGACTAGCACTAGCAACCATTAATGCCGATAAGAATGAGTTGAACCGCCAAGTATTTGGTATCATTGCTTTGCAACAGTTTTTGCCGTTGGGCAACGCTGGTAATCTTGATGTAGTTTCCTCTGGAATCAATACGGGTATTAGTACCTTGAGTGAATTGGTTTCTCAACAACTATCTCTTTATGTCAATGATTTATTGGAAGGAGTTATCAAAGATGTGGATTTTATTTCAAGCTTAGAGTTTGATTTTAATTTTAATATCAGAGATAACGAAAGCGCCAATATTCGTTCTACGACTTCTAATGTGCGTTTGGGTGGAAACATCAAATTTTTGGACGATCGCTTGACCGTATATGCGGGTACCAACATTGATATTGCAGGAGACGATCAGGTGGTTAATAATATCAATGCTAGTAGCAACAACTATGTTGGAGGTGACTTTAAGGTTGAATACTTTATTACGGAGGACGGTCGATTGAGAATTAAGGCTTATAATCGAACAGAATCCACTATTTTGGGACAAAGTATTCGAACGGGAATTGGTATTTCTTTTAGAAAAGAATTTGATACGCTTCAGGATTTAATTGATGCAGCAAAAGCAAACAAAAAAAAGAATAAAAAAGAACGTTACACCAAACGTCGCGACAAATTTACCGACAGAATAAAAGAGCTAAATAAAGAGATAGAACGTACTAAAGATAGCAAAAAGAAGGAACGTCTAGCCCAAAAGGTGGAGCGCTTGAATAAAAAGTTGGAGAAGGCAAAAAATGATCTGAGCAGCTTACCTAAAGACAAAGAATAA
- a CDS encoding pyridoxamine 5'-phosphate oxidase family protein encodes MLAEIEAIKKYLQQSVLCWLATSSPDYIPNVSPKEIFTLYQDKYLLIANIASPQTVRNLEQNPNVCVSFIDVFVQKGYQLKGTATVIPTSNPEFQLLEPFLLELTKGLFPFQSIIKIKINTSKKILAPRYLLYPDTTEAEQIKRAQDTYNKGLPPFTKG; translated from the coding sequence ATGTTAGCAGAAATAGAAGCCATTAAGAAGTATCTTCAACAGAGTGTACTTTGCTGGTTGGCGACCAGTTCCCCCGATTATATTCCCAACGTATCTCCTAAGGAAATTTTCACCCTTTATCAAGACAAATACCTTTTAATTGCTAATATCGCTTCGCCTCAAACTGTTCGAAATTTAGAACAAAATCCCAATGTATGTGTTAGTTTTATAGATGTCTTCGTTCAAAAAGGCTATCAATTAAAAGGAACCGCTACTGTTATTCCAACATCCAATCCTGAATTTCAACTATTGGAACCGTTCTTATTAGAGTTAACAAAAGGACTATTTCCTTTTCAAAGTATTATTAAAATCAAAATTAATACTAGTAAAAAAATTCTAGCACCTCGATACTTACTCTACCCAGATACAACGGAAGCAGAACAGATCAAGCGTGCCCAGGATACATACAATAAGGGCTTGCCTCCTTTTACAAAAGGTTAG
- a CDS encoding AI-2E family transporter, with product MANTPKITIAPKNFVIAILVFIGIAIMLYLGASLLLPLLVAALFATALNGPTEKLKNLGLPKGVAITIVMILLISLFSIIFIIISWQINIIVSDWAEIQNKASQKITELNQWFSKSFGINPFRYLSESDFTNKKMRSFATGMLGSAMTFASQALITLIYIILFLLQKEMFHNFFKKLVRKEEEATICVMLEESSSIVNKYLIGKGKIMLILFVAYYIGFLLGSVPYALFLAIFAALFSIIPYIGNLIGGGAAMILAYLYSGAFAGIMVFVVVSVAQFVESYLLTPWIVGDEIDLNPFMTIFGVIVFSSLWGAPGAIVALPTVGTMKVLFKHIEGLEPYAFLFEKHS from the coding sequence ATGGCCAATACACCTAAAATAACCATCGCTCCAAAAAATTTTGTCATTGCAATTCTAGTTTTTATAGGAATTGCAATAATGCTTTACTTAGGTGCATCACTCTTGCTTCCTTTGTTGGTTGCGGCATTGTTTGCCACTGCCTTGAATGGTCCTACAGAAAAATTAAAAAACTTAGGGCTTCCCAAAGGAGTAGCAATTACTATTGTGATGATCTTATTAATTAGTTTGTTTTCTATTATTTTTATCATCATCTCTTGGCAAATCAACATTATTGTCAGTGATTGGGCTGAAATACAAAACAAAGCCTCTCAAAAAATCACCGAACTCAACCAATGGTTTTCAAAATCTTTTGGTATCAATCCTTTTCGATATTTGTCTGAGTCTGATTTTACGAATAAGAAAATGCGTTCGTTTGCAACAGGTATGCTTGGGTCTGCCATGACCTTTGCTTCTCAAGCTTTGATAACCTTAATTTATATTATTCTTTTTCTACTCCAAAAAGAAATGTTTCACAATTTTTTCAAAAAGCTTGTTCGAAAAGAAGAAGAAGCAACCATCTGTGTCATGTTGGAAGAGTCTAGCTCTATTGTTAACAAATATCTTATTGGGAAAGGCAAAATTATGTTGATCTTATTTGTAGCCTACTATATTGGCTTTTTATTAGGAAGTGTTCCTTACGCCTTATTTTTGGCAATTTTTGCGGCTCTATTTTCTATTATCCCTTATATTGGTAATTTAATTGGTGGAGGGGCAGCCATGATACTAGCCTATCTATACTCTGGTGCTTTTGCTGGTATTATGGTATTTGTAGTTGTTTCGGTTGCTCAATTTGTAGAAAGCTATTTATTAACACCTTGGATTGTAGGCGATGAAATTGACCTAAATCCATTTATGACCATTTTTGGGGTCATTGTATTTTCGAGTTTGTGGGGTGCGCCAGGTGCCATTGTAGCATTGCCTACGGTGGGTACTATGAAGGTTTTATTTAAGCATATCGAAGGGTTAGAACCTTATGCTTTTTTATTTGAGAAACATAGTTAA
- a CDS encoding ATP-dependent Clp protease adaptor ClpS, translating into MLEHTHHMSWQDKEEEIALQELIGNHSKVIVYNDDHNTFDWVIESFVEVCRHNPAQAEQLSYLIHFKGKATVKTGSKKELKPIKDALVDRGLSAVIED; encoded by the coding sequence ATGTTGGAGCACACACATCACATGTCTTGGCAAGACAAAGAAGAAGAAATTGCCCTCCAAGAATTGATTGGTAATCATTCGAAAGTAATTGTTTACAATGATGATCACAATACCTTTGATTGGGTAATAGAATCCTTTGTTGAGGTTTGCCGTCATAATCCTGCACAAGCAGAACAATTGAGCTATTTGATTCATTTTAAAGGAAAGGCTACTGTTAAAACAGGGTCAAAAAAAGAATTAAAACCAATTAAAGATGCTCTAGTAGATAGAGGCTTATCTGCTGTTATCGAGGATTAA
- a CDS encoding ABC transporter substrate-binding protein, with the protein MRISKTLKNLGFAIGFLSMTVACETPSDKPEDKTTEEKQETTEGNAELTIHEISDPDGMNPIISNAANALYIQNNIYSKLLVYDQQTLELSPQLAVGRPEIKALEDGEYAGGMSLTYEIHPEATWDNGTPITAEDYIFTIKVIKNPRVNSAQIRPYFEFMDKVEIDPTNNKKFTVYSKERYFRAEESSGQEPFILPEYHYDSEGLMSQFTIEQLSDPEQMDALMKDQKIMRFAEQFNAPKFKRVPEAVVGSGPYQFVEWTTGQRVVLERKKDWWGDKVKGNKMLEAYPPKIIYKTIPDLTAAITNAKDGQVDVIRSIQPTKFIDLKDDPKFSSNFDLSTPDQFAYYYIGFNMKKPQFRDKRVRRAIAHLIDRDEMIESIFEGMAIKTNGPINPKKPYYNKNMPDIEYNIEKAKELLKEAGWADADGDNIMDKKIDGKQVRFSVEYKYQQGNIVRKNIGQLLKDEASRVGIEVNLTPVDFSTLLEDADKRNFDMVALAWVKTPGLDDMKQVWHTAADKEGGANRVGFGTAESDKLIDEIRVTLDPEVRKELYLKVQDIIYEEQPYVFLFVPSELIAIHNRFDGTETSPMRPGYREASFKLRK; encoded by the coding sequence ATGAGAATCTCCAAAACCTTAAAAAATCTAGGATTTGCAATAGGCTTCTTGTCCATGACCGTTGCTTGTGAAACTCCTTCGGATAAACCAGAGGACAAGACAACAGAAGAAAAGCAAGAAACTACTGAGGGGAATGCTGAATTAACGATCCATGAAATATCTGACCCAGATGGAATGAACCCCATTATTTCCAATGCGGCTAATGCTCTTTATATTCAAAACAACATTTATTCTAAATTGTTGGTGTACGATCAGCAAACACTAGAATTAAGTCCACAATTAGCGGTTGGTCGTCCAGAAATTAAAGCTTTGGAAGACGGAGAATATGCAGGTGGTATGTCTTTGACGTATGAAATCCATCCTGAAGCTACTTGGGATAATGGTACGCCAATTACGGCAGAGGATTATATCTTTACCATCAAGGTGATTAAAAATCCAAGGGTAAATAGTGCACAAATCCGTCCCTACTTTGAGTTTATGGATAAGGTGGAAATTGACCCAACAAATAACAAAAAATTTACAGTTTACTCTAAAGAGCGTTATTTTAGAGCAGAAGAGTCATCGGGGCAGGAGCCATTTATATTACCAGAGTATCACTACGACTCAGAAGGGTTGATGAGCCAGTTTACAATTGAACAGTTGAGTGACCCTGAACAAATGGATGCTTTGATGAAAGATCAAAAAATTATGCGTTTTGCAGAGCAGTTTAATGCGCCTAAGTTTAAAAGAGTGCCTGAGGCAGTTGTTGGGAGTGGTCCTTATCAGTTTGTAGAATGGACAACTGGACAACGTGTTGTGTTGGAGCGCAAAAAAGATTGGTGGGGTGATAAAGTAAAAGGCAATAAAATGTTAGAGGCTTATCCTCCTAAAATTATCTATAAAACAATTCCTGACTTGACAGCAGCAATTACGAATGCTAAAGATGGTCAGGTAGACGTTATTAGAAGTATTCAACCAACCAAATTCATCGACTTAAAAGACGACCCTAAATTTAGTAGTAACTTCGATTTGAGTACTCCTGACCAATTTGCCTATTACTATATTGGTTTTAATATGAAAAAACCTCAATTTAGAGACAAAAGGGTGCGTCGAGCTATTGCGCATTTAATTGATCGAGATGAAATGATTGAATCTATATTTGAGGGAATGGCGATTAAAACGAATGGTCCAATCAATCCTAAGAAACCTTATTACAATAAGAATATGCCTGATATTGAATACAATATTGAAAAAGCAAAGGAATTGTTGAAAGAAGCAGGGTGGGCAGATGCCGATGGCGACAATATTATGGATAAAAAGATTGATGGGAAACAAGTTCGCTTTAGTGTAGAATACAAGTACCAACAAGGAAATATTGTTCGCAAGAATATTGGTCAATTGCTAAAAGATGAAGCATCACGAGTTGGTATTGAGGTAAATCTAACGCCTGTTGATTTTTCGACTTTATTGGAAGATGCTGATAAGCGTAATTTTGATATGGTTGCTTTGGCTTGGGTCAAAACGCCTGGGTTGGATGATATGAAACAAGTGTGGCATACCGCAGCCGACAAAGAAGGTGGTGCCAATCGAGTAGGGTTTGGAACAGCGGAGTCAGACAAATTGATTGACGAAATTCGTGTTACTCTAGATCCCGAAGTGCGCAAAGAGCTCTATTTGAAAGTACAAGATATTATCTATGAGGAACAACCGTATGTATTCTTGTTTGTGCCTTCAGAATTGATTGCGATACACAACCGATTTGATGGTACGGAAACTTCTCCAATGCGACCAGGCTATAGAGAGGCTTCGTTTAAGTTAAGAAAATAA
- a CDS encoding TIGR01777 family oxidoreductase, whose protein sequence is MKTILITGGTGLLGMRISFLLTEQGMHVRHLSRTENLKATYPAYKWDLDAQTIDPKALENVDGIIHLAGAGIADARWTKSRKKEILKSRIDSSRLLTKALSERKDQPEVFVACSAVGYYGNRKEEVLDENASSGTGFMSEVCVKWEQSVEGIRAMGIRTPIIRVGIVLSTQGGALPKLNMTYPFRIGSYFGNGQQYYPWIHLDDICQIFIKALQKETMTGIYNGTAPIPTTNKNLAQALAKAHDQKTLLVPAPPCAIKMLLGEMSAVVLNSTRAIPQALQKMQHDFQFPDLVPALEDLFKRKI, encoded by the coding sequence ATGAAAACCATACTAATTACTGGCGGCACTGGGCTATTAGGAATGCGCATCAGTTTCTTATTGACAGAACAAGGCATGCATGTTCGACATTTGAGCAGAACCGAAAACTTAAAGGCTACTTATCCTGCTTACAAGTGGGATTTAGACGCCCAAACCATTGATCCCAAAGCGTTGGAAAACGTGGATGGTATTATACATTTAGCTGGAGCAGGAATTGCCGATGCTCGTTGGACAAAAAGTAGAAAAAAAGAAATTTTAAAAAGTCGTATCGACTCATCCAGACTATTAACTAAAGCCCTAAGCGAACGCAAGGATCAACCAGAGGTTTTTGTTGCCTGTTCTGCGGTGGGCTACTATGGCAATAGAAAAGAGGAAGTTTTGGATGAAAATGCAAGCTCTGGAACTGGTTTCATGAGTGAAGTATGCGTAAAATGGGAACAATCCGTAGAAGGCATTCGAGCAATGGGGATTCGTACCCCAATCATCCGTGTTGGTATTGTTTTGTCGACACAAGGCGGTGCTCTTCCCAAGCTAAATATGACCTATCCTTTTCGAATCGGCTCTTATTTTGGCAATGGGCAACAATATTATCCTTGGATTCATTTAGATGATATTTGTCAGATTTTTATCAAGGCGTTGCAAAAAGAAACAATGACTGGTATATATAATGGAACGGCTCCTATCCCCACTACCAACAAAAATTTAGCACAAGCATTAGCTAAAGCACACGACCAAAAAACACTCTTGGTTCCTGCCCCTCCTTGTGCCATCAAAATGCTGTTAGGAGAAATGTCAGCAGTTGTCTTAAATAGTACTAGAGCGATACCTCAAGCTTTGCAAAAAATGCAGCATGACTTCCAATTTCCTGATTTGGTTCCTGCTTTGGAAGATTTATTCAAACGAAAAATCTAA